The following DNA comes from Cryobacterium psychrophilum.
CATCATGGGTCGCAAAGAGAGAATTGGTTAAGGGGCAACGATGATCGACTGGCAAGCAATCTTTGGCAACGCAGCCGTCGAGCTGCTCAGCCCGACCACCGCAGCGTACGCGCTCGCGGCTCTGGGCCTCGCGGTTCACTTCGGATACACCGGACTCCTGAACTTCGGCCAGGCCGGCTTCATGGCACTGGGTGCCTACGGGTACGCGATCTCGATCCTGACCTTCGGGTTCCCCGTCTGGGGAGCCTTCCTGGTCGGTGTCGGGGCATCCGTAATCTTCGCCCTGATCCTCGGAATTCCTACCCTGCGGTTGCGGGCGGACTACCTGGCGATCGTGACGATCGCGGCCGCGGAAATCGTGCGGTTGCTGTTCACGACGAACACCTTCGCCTCGGTCACCGGTTCGGCCAACGGTCTCAGCGGCTACAAGAACGAGTTCGCGGCACTGAACCCGCTGCCGCCGGGTTCCTACGGCTTCGGCCCGTTCGAGAACAACGCCTACGACACCTGGCTGCGCCTCGTGGCCTGGACAATCGTGATCCTGGCCTGCCTGCTCGTCTGGCAGCTCATGCGCAGTCCCTGGGGCCGCGTCATCAAGGGCATCCGCGAAGACGAGGACGCCGTGCG
Coding sequences within:
- a CDS encoding branched-chain amino acid ABC transporter permease, which encodes MDWQAIFGNAAVELLSPTTAAYALAALGLAVHFGYTGLLNFGQAGFMALGAYGYAISILTFGFPVWGAFLVGVGASVIFALILGIPTLRLRADYLAIVTIAAAEIVRLLFTTNTFASVTGSANGLSGYKNEFAALNPLPPGSYGFGPFENNAYDTWLRLVAWTIVILACLLVWQLMRSPWGRVIKGIREDEDAVRALGKNVYAYKMQSLVIGGVFGTVAGMIFALPRAVVPSNYQTTLTFFIYAILLLGGAATILGPVIGSMIFWVLLSFFSGFMARAVEAGWLPFMTNIQAGQLRFILVGVAIMLIVIFRPQGIFGNKKELAFVR